The genomic stretch CCTCACCGGGCTATTGGAAAACTTCCGCCTTTGCGCTACTATTTGGATAACTTTGTCACTAACCCCCAAAAATCCAATATGTACTGGACTCTTACAATAGCTTGAAGCCAGCACCGTTCTCGGCTATAATTAGCGTTTAGTGTATTTCTTCGAGGTGCACCGTGCTTAGAACCCATAGCTCCCCCGAACTGAACGCGCGTCTTGTCGGCCAGAAAGTGACCGTGGCCGGCTGGGTTGACCGCCGCCGCGACCACGGCGGGCTCATCTTTATTGATGTGCGCGACCGCTCCGGCCTGGTGCAGGTGGTCTTCAATCCGGAAATCAACTCCGACTGCCATAAACTGGCAGGAGACCTGCGCAGCGAATTCGTGGTGCAGGTGACGGGACAGGTCTCGCGCCGCCCGCCGGGCACCGAGAACTCAAAGCTCGCTACGGGAGAAATAGAAATCGTGGCCGAGGGCCTCAAAATACTCAACACCTCGGAAACACCGCCCTTCTATATCAACGAGGACGTGGAGGTTGACGAAAACCTGCGCCTCAAGTACCGCTACCTGGACATGCGCCGCCCGCGCGTGCGCGATATACTCATGCTGCGCCATCAGGTGGTGCGCTTCATACGCGGCTACTTCGACGAGCTGGGCTTCGTCGAGGTGGAGACGCCCATATTGGGCAAGAGTACGCCAGAGGGAGCGCGGGACTACCTGGTGCCCTCGCGCGTGCATCCGGGCAAATTTTATGCCCTGCCGCAATCGCCCCAGCAGATGAAACAGCTCCTCATGGTGGGAGGCCTGGAAAAATATTACCAGATAGCCAAGTGCTTCCGCGACGAAGATACGCGCGCCGATAGACAGCCGGAGTTCACCCAGCTCGACGTGGAGATGAGCTTCGTCACCGAAGAGGACGTCATGCGCGTCACCGAGGAGATGTTCACGCAGATGATGCGGAAGATGTGCCCTGAAAAGCGCGTACCGGTTCCCTTTCCCCGCATTACCTTCACCGAGGCCATGGAGCGCTACGGCTCGGATAAGCCTGACCTGCGCTTCGACATGCATATCGGCGACGTGTCGGACGTTGTGGCGCATACCGAGTTTGGCGTTTTCAAGAACACCGTTGAATCAGGCGGCAAGGTCAAGGCCATCGCCCTGCCCGGCTGCGGCGGCTATTCGCGCCAGGAGCTGGCGCACCTGACTGAGCTGGCGCAGAGTTTTGGGGCCAAAGGTCTTTTGAGCCTGGCGCTGTCCGGCGAAC from Dehalococcoidia bacterium encodes the following:
- the aspS gene encoding aspartate--tRNA ligase, translated to MLRTHSSPELNARLVGQKVTVAGWVDRRRDHGGLIFIDVRDRSGLVQVVFNPEINSDCHKLAGDLRSEFVVQVTGQVSRRPPGTENSKLATGEIEIVAEGLKILNTSETPPFYINEDVEVDENLRLKYRYLDMRRPRVRDILMLRHQVVRFIRGYFDELGFVEVETPILGKSTPEGARDYLVPSRVHPGKFYALPQSPQQMKQLLMVGGLEKYYQIAKCFRDEDTRADRQPEFTQLDVEMSFVTEEDVMRVTEEMFTQMMRKMCPEKRVPVPFPRITFTEAMERYGSDKPDLRFDMHIGDVSDVVAHTEFGVFKNTVESGGKVKAIALPGCGGYSRQELAHLTELAQSFGAKGLLSLALSGERPSIENLTMEMVKSVAAKYLNLEQVKQIAVKTGARPGDLIVFVADTEAVVSSALGKLRQEMGLRLGLAAPDLFAFAWVVDFPLLEWNKDMGRWQATHHPFTAPLEADIPLLDTEPSRAGSRAYDIVLNGYEVGGGSIRIHQAWLQRKIFQVMKYTEAEIDERFGHLLEAFSYGAPPHGGIAVGIDRLVMLLSNAGNIREVIPFPKNQNAADMLFNAPAPVTEEQLKELHIRLRDE